The following coding sequences are from one Streptomyces sp. NBC_01294 window:
- a CDS encoding ScbA/BarX family gamma-butyrolactone biosynthesis protein has translation MPALLCLPMGGTMALHTFEDRVRHKKAPGILVPQPRAEARRVPERLVHRTSATDVLPVTWERTGETRFLATVRWPHDHPSFGPVAGRYSPLVISETLRQTAMLLAHAEFGVPMDHHFVMWDISHTARPEHLRVGPTPAEVTVEVDCSDVRNRGGRLAGMHCHMAIRIGADTVAAGGGDLTITSPAAYRRIRARRLGERLPATPPPPAPEIAAALDAREVMLAPAAGPGRWQLRTDHRHPSVSGRSNDHYPGMVLVAAALQAARAVTPATFYPVSSSIRFSRYAEFSSPCWIEARVVGGNGGSGPSVRVTGHQDGQPVFVATLAGGPSDSPHQAA, from the coding sequence ATGCCTGCGCTTCTTTGTCTGCCAATGGGGGGAACCATGGCCTTGCATACGTTTGAGGACCGTGTTCGGCATAAGAAGGCACCGGGCATCCTGGTGCCGCAGCCTCGGGCCGAGGCCCGAAGGGTTCCGGAGCGGTTGGTGCACCGGACCTCGGCCACCGACGTCCTGCCCGTCACCTGGGAGCGGACCGGTGAGACCCGCTTCCTCGCCACCGTCCGGTGGCCGCACGACCACCCGTCCTTCGGGCCGGTGGCCGGCCGGTACTCACCGCTCGTCATCTCCGAGACCTTGCGCCAGACCGCGATGCTCCTCGCGCACGCGGAGTTCGGCGTTCCGATGGACCACCACTTCGTGATGTGGGACATCAGCCACACCGCCCGGCCGGAGCACCTGCGCGTGGGCCCCACGCCCGCGGAGGTGACGGTGGAGGTCGACTGCTCGGACGTCCGCAACCGCGGCGGCCGACTGGCGGGCATGCACTGTCACATGGCCATCCGCATCGGTGCCGACACCGTGGCCGCCGGCGGCGGCGACCTCACCATCACCTCGCCGGCCGCGTACCGCAGGATACGGGCGCGCCGGCTCGGCGAGCGCCTGCCGGCCACCCCGCCGCCGCCCGCGCCGGAGATCGCCGCGGCGCTCGACGCCAGGGAGGTCATGCTCGCCCCCGCCGCGGGACCGGGGCGCTGGCAACTGCGTACCGACCACCGGCATCCTTCGGTGTCCGGCCGCTCGAACGACCACTACCCGGGCATGGTCCTGGTGGCGGCGGCGCTCCAGGCCGCTCGGGCCGTGACCCCCGCCACCTTCTACCCGGTGTCCAGCAGCATCCGCTTCAGCCGCTACGCCGAGTTCTCCTCGCCGTGCTGGATCGAGGCGCGGGTCGTCGGCGGAAACGGGGGATCCGGCCCCTCCGTGAGGGTCACGGGCCACCAGGACGGTCAGCCGGTGTTCGTCGCGACGCTCGCCGGCGGCCCGTCCGACAGCCCGCACCAGGCCGCGTAG
- a CDS encoding 3-oxoacyl-ACP reductase family protein has translation MSSTGRLQGKSALVTASSRGIGRAIALRLASDGAEVAVTYQSNAAAAQEVVDSIVAAGGKAIAIKADFAVKNDIESVYKEVLNSFGKLDIVVNNAGIAGNGPIAELDDETFEKVVDVNFKGTFYSLRQAAAKVSDGGRIINISTGYTHAAFPGVGAYAATKAAVEALGLALSKELGGRAITVNSVLPGLIETDQTAPIKDQFDTIAQMMPLGRIGQPDDVADIVGFLASDDARYVTGQYIAAAGGLVV, from the coding sequence ATGAGCTCCACGGGTCGCCTGCAGGGCAAGTCCGCTCTGGTCACCGCTTCCTCCCGCGGCATCGGCCGTGCCATCGCCCTGCGCCTGGCGTCGGACGGCGCCGAAGTCGCCGTGACGTACCAGAGCAACGCGGCCGCCGCGCAGGAGGTCGTCGACAGCATCGTCGCCGCCGGCGGCAAGGCCATTGCGATCAAGGCCGACTTCGCCGTCAAGAACGACATCGAGAGCGTCTACAAGGAGGTCCTCAACTCCTTCGGCAAGCTCGACATCGTCGTGAACAACGCGGGCATCGCGGGCAACGGCCCGATCGCCGAACTGGACGACGAGACCTTCGAGAAGGTCGTCGACGTCAACTTCAAGGGCACCTTCTACTCGCTGCGCCAGGCCGCGGCCAAGGTGAGCGACGGCGGTCGCATCATCAACATCTCGACCGGTTACACGCACGCCGCGTTCCCGGGCGTCGGCGCGTACGCCGCCACCAAGGCGGCCGTCGAGGCCCTCGGCCTCGCGCTCTCCAAGGAGCTCGGCGGCCGCGCGATCACCGTCAACTCCGTGCTGCCGGGCCTGATCGAGACCGACCAGACGGCCCCGATCAAGGACCAGTTCGACACCATCGCCCAGATGATGCCGCTCGGCCGCATCGGCCAGCCGGACGACGTCGCCGACATCGTCGGCTTCCTGGCGAGCGACGACGCCCGCTACGTGACGGGCCAGTACATCGCGGCCGCCGGCGGCCTCGTCGTCTGA
- a CDS encoding 3-hydroxybutyryl-CoA dehydrogenase, which translates to MVETVGIVGCGIMGAGIAELTARSGLDVRVAVGSEESRLRGLNRIVASLDRGVARGRITDADRSAALGRISFTTDMGQLADRQLVIESVREDEETKLEVFRTLDKVLEDDGAIIATNTSSLSVARLAAATNRPRHVVGIHFFNPVPVLPLVELVPSVLTAPETVARANALLTDTLGRTVIQAPDRAGFLINALLFPYLLSAIRMVDSGLATAEVIDRGMESGCSHPMGPLRLADLIGLDTTVSIAQALYEETKQPLHAPPPLLLRMVESGLLGRKSGRGFYTY; encoded by the coding sequence ATGGTGGAAACGGTGGGAATCGTGGGCTGCGGCATCATGGGTGCCGGAATCGCCGAGCTGACGGCACGGTCCGGGCTCGACGTACGGGTTGCGGTCGGCTCGGAGGAGTCCCGGCTGCGGGGGCTGAACAGGATCGTCGCCTCCCTCGACCGGGGTGTGGCCCGCGGGCGGATCACCGACGCGGACCGGTCGGCGGCGCTGGGCCGCATCTCCTTCACCACCGACATGGGGCAGCTGGCCGACCGGCAGCTCGTGATCGAGTCCGTCCGGGAGGACGAGGAGACCAAGCTGGAGGTCTTCCGCACCCTCGACAAGGTCCTCGAGGACGACGGGGCGATCATCGCCACGAACACCTCCTCGCTGTCGGTGGCCCGGCTGGCCGCGGCGACCAACCGCCCCCGGCACGTCGTCGGGATCCACTTCTTCAACCCGGTCCCGGTGCTGCCGCTGGTCGAGCTCGTCCCCTCGGTCCTCACGGCTCCCGAGACCGTCGCCAGGGCGAACGCGCTCCTGACCGACACCCTCGGACGGACCGTCATCCAGGCACCGGACCGGGCCGGCTTCCTGATCAACGCGCTGCTCTTCCCCTATCTGCTGTCCGCGATCCGGATGGTGGACAGCGGGCTGGCGACCGCGGAAGTCATCGACCGGGGAATGGAGTCGGGCTGTTCCCATCCGATGGGGCCGCTCCGGCTCGCCGACCTCATCGGTCTGGACACCACCGTCTCCATCGCGCAGGCGCTGTACGAGGAGACCAAGCAGCCGCTCCACGCGCCCCCGCCGCTGCTGCTTCGGATGGTCGAGTCCGGACTGCTCGGGCGGAAGTCGGGCCGCGGCTTCTACACCTACTGA
- a CDS encoding cytochrome P450 family protein — MTTATSSKPESIGFGGEPNPYALYARLRAQAPVSHMTLPDGGEFWLVTRFADAKDALTDERLSKDPNRVAAQWRATVAQPTDGEDASLVRHLLNVDPPDHTRLRRLVHKGFTPRRIESLRGRIQQITDDLLDHMEGLEGPVDLLREFAFRLPVTVICELLGVPLDDVDRIHEWSTALSTLVADEAGHARVADASLQLGTYIAELIEHKAENPGDDLISALIEARDDGQRLSHAELTAMSFLILVGGHETTVHLIANGMLALMQHPDQMALLQNDPSLITGAVEEFLRYEGSVEVATWRFATEPIDVGGVLIPEGAPVLISLASASRDPQRFENPDTFDITRGDSGHLVFGQGLHYCLGAPLARMEGQIAVGSLVSRFPGIRLAASAELLRWRQGLLIRGLFELPVHLS, encoded by the coding sequence ATGACCACGGCAACATCCAGCAAGCCCGAATCCATCGGATTCGGCGGCGAGCCGAACCCGTACGCCCTCTACGCACGCCTCCGCGCCCAGGCCCCGGTCAGCCACATGACCCTGCCGGACGGCGGCGAGTTCTGGCTCGTCACCCGCTTCGCGGACGCCAAGGACGCGCTGACGGACGAGCGGCTGAGCAAGGACCCCAACCGCGTCGCAGCTCAGTGGCGGGCCACCGTCGCCCAGCCGACCGACGGCGAGGACGCCTCCCTCGTGCGCCACCTGCTCAACGTCGACCCGCCGGACCACACGCGGCTGCGGCGGCTGGTCCACAAGGGGTTCACCCCGCGCCGGATCGAATCCCTGCGCGGCCGGATCCAGCAGATCACCGACGACCTGCTGGACCACATGGAAGGCCTTGAGGGCCCGGTCGACCTGCTCCGGGAATTCGCCTTCCGTCTGCCGGTCACCGTGATCTGCGAGCTGCTCGGCGTCCCCCTCGACGACGTCGACCGCATCCACGAGTGGTCGACCGCGCTCTCCACCCTCGTCGCCGACGAGGCGGGTCACGCACGCGTCGCCGACGCCTCGCTCCAGCTCGGGACCTACATCGCCGAGCTGATCGAGCACAAGGCCGAGAATCCGGGCGACGACCTGATCAGCGCCCTCATCGAGGCCCGTGACGACGGCCAGAGGCTCTCGCACGCCGAGCTGACCGCCATGTCCTTCCTGATCCTGGTCGGCGGCCACGAGACCACCGTCCACCTGATCGCCAACGGGATGCTCGCGCTGATGCAGCACCCCGACCAGATGGCACTGCTGCAGAACGACCCGTCGCTGATCACCGGAGCCGTCGAGGAGTTCCTGCGGTACGAGGGGTCGGTGGAGGTGGCCACCTGGCGCTTCGCCACCGAACCGATCGACGTCGGCGGCGTCCTGATACCCGAAGGGGCACCGGTCCTGATCTCGCTCGCCTCGGCGAGCCGCGACCCGCAGCGCTTCGAGAACCCGGACACCTTCGACATCACCCGGGGCGACTCCGGGCACCTCGTCTTCGGTCAGGGCCTGCACTACTGCCTCGGCGCCCCGCTGGCCCGGATGGAGGGCCAGATCGCCGTCGGCAGCCTGGTGAGCCGCTTCCCCGGCATCCGGCTCGCGGCATCGGCCGAGCTCCTGCGCTGGCGCCAGGGGCTGCTGATCCGCGGGCTCTTCGAACTCCCCGTGCACCTGAGCTGA
- a CDS encoding MarR family winged helix-turn-helix transcriptional regulator, with protein MAAAQARRDDELDTWRRLVVLTNQISNTLDRRLQRVHGVSVAEYTALVVMQENKRSGGIRMQDLADAIGLSQSTVSRLVARLEKDGLTERTIGAEDRRVTYAHVTEAGETVVAEAAGTFAKELHTAMDVAAFDHRTASLVARLRHDPAAPAG; from the coding sequence ATGGCTGCTGCTCAAGCGCGTCGCGACGATGAACTCGACACCTGGCGCCGCCTCGTGGTCCTCACCAACCAGATCTCCAACACCCTCGACAGGCGTCTGCAGCGCGTCCACGGCGTGAGTGTCGCCGAGTACACGGCCCTCGTGGTCATGCAGGAGAACAAGCGTTCCGGCGGCATCCGCATGCAGGACCTCGCCGACGCCATCGGGTTGAGCCAGTCCACGGTGAGCCGGCTGGTGGCCCGCCTGGAGAAGGACGGACTCACCGAACGGACGATCGGGGCCGAGGACCGCAGGGTGACGTACGCGCACGTCACCGAGGCCGGGGAAACCGTGGTCGCCGAGGCCGCCGGCACCTTCGCGAAGGAGTTGCACACCGCGATGGACGTCGCGGCCTTCGACCACCGGACCGCCTCGCTGGTGGCCCGTCTGCGGCACGACCCGGCCGCCCCCGCGGGCTGA
- the ccrA gene encoding crotonyl-CoA carboxylase/reductase, whose translation MDSLAEAVLNGATAEQLEREPLPDDYLAVHTLAEDAAMFRGVGDKDVRKSLHVGRVPMPEIAPDEVLVAVMASSINYNTVWSATFEPVPTYSFLKRFARQGGWAARHDLPYHVLGSDASGVIVRVGAGVRRWKTGDHVVVSCVQVDDQEPATHADGMMGAEQRIWGFETNFGGLAHYTVVRASQLLEKPAHLTWEESASTMLTAATSYRMLVSDRGARIKQGDIVLIWGATGGLGGFAVQLVKNAGGIPVGVVGSEAKAELLRRMGCDVVINRNEIGLGGDEPLTPERTIELGKRLGRAIREQVGEDPHVVFDFIGQATFGISVFVVRRGGAVVTCGSSTGYQHTFDNRYLWMNLKRIIGSHAANLQEQWECNRLFRLGRLMPILSEVHSLQESAEAARRVQLNRHTGKVGVLALAPETGLGVTDPALRARIGEDRLNPLRTERAVRTPAFAG comes from the coding sequence ATGGATTCCCTGGCCGAGGCCGTGCTGAACGGTGCCACCGCGGAGCAGCTCGAGCGCGAGCCGCTCCCGGACGACTACCTCGCCGTCCACACCCTGGCGGAGGACGCGGCCATGTTCCGCGGCGTCGGCGACAAGGACGTGCGCAAGTCCCTCCACGTCGGCCGGGTGCCGATGCCCGAGATCGCCCCCGACGAGGTCCTCGTGGCGGTCATGGCCTCCTCGATCAACTACAACACGGTGTGGTCCGCGACCTTCGAGCCGGTGCCGACCTACTCCTTCCTCAAGCGCTTCGCCCGGCAGGGCGGCTGGGCCGCCCGCCACGACCTCCCGTACCACGTGCTCGGCTCCGACGCCTCCGGCGTCATCGTCCGGGTGGGCGCCGGCGTGCGGCGCTGGAAGACCGGCGATCACGTGGTGGTGTCCTGCGTCCAGGTCGACGACCAGGAGCCGGCCACCCACGCCGACGGCATGATGGGCGCGGAACAGCGGATCTGGGGATTCGAGACGAACTTCGGGGGACTGGCCCACTACACCGTCGTACGGGCCAGCCAGCTGCTGGAGAAGCCCGCGCACCTCACGTGGGAGGAGTCGGCGAGCACCATGCTCACCGCCGCGACCTCCTACCGGATGCTGGTCAGTGACCGGGGCGCACGGATCAAGCAGGGGGACATCGTCCTGATCTGGGGTGCCACCGGCGGCCTCGGAGGCTTCGCGGTCCAACTGGTCAAGAACGCCGGCGGAATCCCGGTGGGCGTCGTCGGCTCCGAGGCGAAGGCGGAACTGCTGCGCCGGATGGGCTGCGACGTGGTGATCAACCGCAACGAGATCGGCCTGGGGGGCGACGAGCCCCTGACGCCCGAGCGGACCATCGAACTCGGCAAGAGGCTGGGCCGGGCCATCCGCGAACAGGTGGGCGAGGACCCGCACGTGGTCTTCGACTTCATCGGTCAGGCCACCTTCGGCATCTCCGTCTTCGTCGTCCGTCGCGGCGGGGCCGTGGTCACCTGCGGGTCGAGCACCGGTTATCAGCACACCTTCGACAACCGCTACCTGTGGATGAACCTCAAGCGCATCATCGGCAGCCACGCCGCCAATCTCCAGGAACAGTGGGAATGCAACCGGCTGTTCCGGCTGGGGCGCCTGATGCCGATCCTCTCCGAGGTGCACTCCCTCCAGGAGAGCGCCGAGGCCGCACGCAGGGTCCAGCTCAACCGGCACACCGGGAAGGTCGGCGTCCTGGCGCTGGCCCCCGAGACCGGGCTCGGCGTGACCGATCCCGCCCTGCGCGCCCGCATCGGCGAGGACCGCCTCAACCCCCTGCGCACCGAACGCGCAGTCCGCACACCCGCATTCGCCGGCTGA
- a CDS encoding ScbR family autoregulator-binding transcription factor, producing the protein MAQQDRAIRTRQAILQSAGAIFAERGYEGATIKDVYDRVNVTKGAFYFHFRSKKELAEAVLGAQVTNSGFPVVPRALKLQELIDAGMVFAHLLTHDPVLQGSIRLSLDPAMTDTDRRQPFQAWIDQNHRALQAAQEHGELHPHVDVADIAHLMVGAFSGVQLLSQAMTDRRDLESRISVLLTHLFPTVTVPGILARLDMAPDRGVRVLAELRQAAGPVAGETEGPGATHRAGH; encoded by the coding sequence GTGGCACAGCAGGACCGCGCGATCAGAACACGTCAAGCGATCCTGCAGTCGGCCGGAGCCATCTTCGCGGAGCGTGGATACGAAGGCGCCACGATCAAGGACGTTTACGACAGGGTGAATGTCACCAAAGGGGCTTTCTACTTCCACTTCAGGTCCAAGAAGGAGCTGGCGGAAGCCGTACTCGGCGCCCAGGTGACGAACTCGGGTTTCCCCGTGGTCCCCAGGGCATTGAAACTGCAGGAACTCATCGACGCGGGCATGGTGTTCGCCCACCTGCTCACCCATGACCCGGTCCTCCAGGGAAGCATCCGGCTGTCGCTGGACCCCGCCATGACCGATACGGACCGGCGCCAGCCCTTCCAGGCCTGGATCGACCAGAACCACCGGGCCCTCCAGGCGGCCCAGGAGCACGGCGAGCTGCACCCGCACGTCGACGTGGCGGACATCGCCCACCTCATGGTCGGCGCCTTCTCGGGAGTCCAGCTGCTCTCGCAGGCGATGACCGATCGCAGGGACCTGGAGAGCCGGATCTCCGTGCTCCTCACCCATCTCTTCCCGACGGTCACCGTTCCGGGAATTCTTGCCCGCCTCGACATGGCTCCCGACCGCGGAGTCCGCGTGCTGGCCGAACTCCGGCAGGCCGCCGGGCCCGTTGCCGGCGAAACAGAAGGGCCCGGCGCGACGCATCGGGCCGGGCACTGA
- a CDS encoding FAD-binding oxidoreductase produces the protein MSNTTTRRRFVAGTAVGAGAAVLGGTGLAGARSAFAAGTEPTVSTGLTSGGAATVGPSDVRYPDLVRGTNARFVGTPESVRVVATTAHVVSAVQEAVAAGKRIAVRSGGHCYEDFVANPDVKVVVDLSRMNAVSFDTGRNAFVVEAGAKLGHVYEVLFKTWGVTVPGGACPTVGAGGHIQGGGYGALSRKLGLISDYVYAVEVVTVNAAGTARAVIATREPSDPHRDLWWAHTGGGGGNFGVVTRYWLRTPGASGSNPAQLLPQPPSEVWISTVSWSWAELTRAGFTQLMKNYGDWHVRFSGPNAPELALFSELKPAHKAGGAVSLTTQVDAGVPNAERMLQDFIAYVGAGVGVTAQVADHRKVTWLHATQWSGFTGPDPLFRFKGKPAYQRKNFTDAQVDAMYRHLTRTDYSYGGALMLISAYGGKVNTLAPDATAVAQRDSVLKVQTAVLWTSPADDAKHLAWLREFFRDLYSETGGVPGLDGVTDGMFINYADADVRDPAWNSSGIPWHRLYYKDNYPRLRQVKAKWDPRNVFRHALSVELPS, from the coding sequence GTGAGCAACACAACGACCCGCAGACGGTTCGTCGCGGGAACCGCCGTCGGCGCGGGCGCCGCCGTCCTCGGCGGCACGGGGCTGGCCGGCGCCCGGTCCGCGTTCGCGGCCGGTACGGAGCCGACGGTGTCGACCGGCCTGACCTCCGGGGGTGCGGCCACGGTGGGGCCGTCCGACGTGCGGTACCCGGACCTGGTGCGCGGCACCAACGCCCGCTTCGTCGGCACCCCGGAATCGGTGCGCGTCGTCGCCACCACCGCCCACGTGGTCAGTGCGGTCCAGGAGGCGGTCGCCGCCGGCAAGCGGATCGCGGTCCGCAGCGGCGGCCACTGCTACGAGGACTTCGTCGCCAACCCCGACGTCAAGGTCGTCGTCGACCTGTCGCGGATGAACGCCGTCTCCTTCGACACCGGCCGCAACGCCTTCGTCGTCGAGGCCGGTGCCAAGCTCGGGCACGTCTACGAGGTCCTCTTCAAGACCTGGGGAGTGACGGTCCCCGGCGGCGCCTGCCCGACGGTCGGCGCGGGCGGTCACATCCAGGGCGGGGGATACGGGGCCCTGTCCCGCAAGCTCGGCCTGATCAGCGACTACGTGTACGCGGTCGAGGTGGTCACGGTGAATGCCGCCGGAACGGCGCGCGCGGTGATCGCCACGCGGGAGCCCTCCGACCCCCACCGCGACCTGTGGTGGGCCCACACGGGCGGGGGCGGCGGCAACTTCGGTGTCGTCACCCGCTACTGGCTGCGCACCCCCGGGGCCTCGGGAAGCAATCCGGCGCAGCTGCTGCCGCAGCCGCCTTCCGAAGTGTGGATCTCGACCGTCTCCTGGTCCTGGGCCGAGCTGACCCGGGCCGGGTTCACACAGCTGATGAAGAACTACGGCGACTGGCACGTGCGGTTCAGCGGCCCGAACGCCCCGGAGCTCGCGCTGTTCAGCGAGCTCAAGCCGGCCCACAAGGCCGGGGGAGCCGTCTCGCTGACCACCCAGGTCGATGCGGGCGTCCCGAACGCCGAGAGGATGCTCCAGGACTTCATCGCCTACGTCGGCGCGGGCGTCGGCGTCACGGCGCAGGTCGCGGACCACCGCAAGGTGACCTGGCTGCACGCCACCCAGTGGTCCGGGTTCACCGGCCCGGACCCGCTGTTCCGCTTCAAGGGCAAGCCGGCCTACCAGCGGAAGAACTTCACGGACGCCCAGGTCGATGCCATGTACCGGCACCTGACGCGCACCGACTACTCCTACGGGGGCGCGCTGATGCTGATCTCCGCGTACGGAGGCAAGGTCAACACGCTCGCCCCGGACGCCACGGCGGTCGCCCAGCGGGACTCGGTCCTGAAGGTGCAGACCGCCGTGTTGTGGACCAGTCCCGCGGACGACGCGAAGCACCTGGCCTGGCTGCGGGAGTTCTTCCGCGACCTCTACAGCGAGACGGGGGGCGTGCCCGGTCTCGACGGCGTCACGGACGGCATGTTCATCAACTACGCGGACGCGGACGTGAGGGACCCGGCCTGGAACTCCTCGGGCATTCCGTGGCACCGCCTCTACTACAAGGACAACTACCCCAGGCTGCGGCAGGTCAAGGCCAAGTGGGACCCGCGCAACGTCTTCCGGCACGCGCTCTCCGTTGAACTTCCTTCCTGA
- a CDS encoding NAD-dependent epimerase/dehydratase family protein — protein sequence MPAPRVLVTGGTGFIGSHVLRRLSSPQDGAAPPALRLLTRRRTPPAALPPGVGTVHGDLADPASLRGVCDGVDVLLHLAAHIGSDEERCHAVNAEGTASLLAEAARAGVGRIIQLGTAAVYGNGPHRGEAEGAIAVAPVSPTSVSRHAGERRVLEAGGTVLRPHLVYGAGDVWVVPALADLVRRIPHWVDGGRALVSMVGADDLARAVAALVLRPVPGIAGQVLHAGHPEPVRVRELVSVVAGHLGLPLPQGEVSAARAAELLGADGDPLRARRLTLFTVDHWYDSTRLWELTGCRPGPGFAEGFGRYAPWYRDALAARRA from the coding sequence ATGCCCGCACCCCGGGTGCTCGTCACGGGAGGCACCGGGTTCATCGGATCCCATGTGCTCCGCCGTCTGTCCTCCCCGCAGGACGGTGCGGCCCCACCCGCCCTGCGCCTCCTGACCCGTCGGCGCACACCCCCGGCGGCTCTGCCACCGGGCGTGGGGACGGTACACGGCGACCTCGCCGACCCCGCGTCGCTGCGCGGGGTGTGCGACGGAGTGGACGTGCTCCTCCACCTCGCCGCGCACATCGGCAGCGACGAGGAGCGCTGCCACGCCGTCAACGCGGAGGGCACCGCCTCCCTGCTGGCCGAGGCGGCACGCGCCGGCGTCGGCCGGATCATCCAGCTCGGCACCGCGGCGGTGTACGGCAACGGCCCCCACCGGGGCGAGGCGGAGGGCGCGATCGCCGTCGCACCGGTTTCGCCCACCAGCGTCAGCCGCCACGCCGGCGAGCGGAGGGTGCTGGAGGCAGGGGGGACCGTGCTGCGCCCCCACCTCGTCTACGGGGCGGGCGACGTCTGGGTGGTGCCGGCGCTCGCGGATCTCGTACGGCGGATTCCGCACTGGGTGGACGGAGGGCGGGCGCTCGTCTCGATGGTCGGCGCCGACGACCTGGCACGGGCCGTCGCCGCCCTGGTCCTGCGTCCCGTTCCCGGGATCGCGGGTCAGGTCCTGCACGCCGGCCATCCCGAACCCGTCCGGGTGCGCGAGCTGGTGTCGGTGGTGGCCGGACACCTCGGACTGCCGCTGCCGCAGGGCGAGGTCTCGGCCGCCCGGGCCGCCGAACTGCTGGGCGCGGACGGCGATCCGCTACGGGCCCGGCGGCTCACGCTGTTCACCGTCGACCACTGGTACGACAGCACGCGGCTGTGGGAGCTGACGGGCTGCCGGCCCGGGCCGGGCTTCGCCGAGGGGTTCGGGCGGTACGCGCCCTGGTACCGCGACGCCCTCGCGGCCCGCCGCGCCTGA
- a CDS encoding MFS transporter, which translates to MPAPLFALVLSVFGLGTAESVIAGLLPQLSTDLGVSLSQAGLLVSGYAVTVVVGGPLVTLLTSRLPRRPLLIGLLVLFTAGNLAAALAPGYGTLMAARVASALAHCTMFAIALVTASEIAGPAKSGSAVARIIIGVNLSTILGVPLGLMLAQQWTWRATFWGVTLLSLAALVAVVVLVPRTAAAPSGGVSAEFGVLRDRRVLVALLMTVVAMTGGFGAFTFLTPVLQHVSGFGPQAVTVLLFLFGLGSLAGGALGGKLADRALLGSLTVFLGLLTLVLLVFAAVASHPVATVPALIAFSVLFFALNPGLGARILNSAAGRAPTLAVSMSIASVQAAIAAGSWLGGRVLDAGFGLTAVFTAGSLLTCAGGVIAWWEWRGERRAAVPHLHASATPAPATPGGRTAAHSTDSQGV; encoded by the coding sequence ATGCCGGCGCCCCTGTTCGCCCTCGTGCTCAGCGTGTTCGGCCTCGGCACCGCCGAGTCGGTGATCGCCGGACTGCTTCCCCAGCTCTCCACCGATCTCGGAGTGTCCCTCAGCCAAGCGGGCCTGCTGGTCTCGGGCTACGCCGTGACCGTGGTCGTCGGGGGTCCGCTCGTCACCCTGCTGACCAGCAGACTTCCCCGCCGTCCCCTGCTCATCGGGCTGCTGGTCCTGTTCACGGCCGGCAATCTCGCCGCGGCGCTGGCACCGGGGTACGGGACGCTGATGGCCGCGAGGGTCGCCTCCGCCCTCGCCCACTGCACGATGTTCGCGATCGCCCTGGTCACGGCCTCGGAGATCGCGGGACCCGCGAAGTCGGGCAGCGCCGTGGCCCGCATCATCATCGGCGTCAACCTCTCGACCATCCTCGGGGTGCCGTTGGGGCTGATGCTGGCCCAGCAGTGGACCTGGCGCGCGACGTTCTGGGGGGTGACCCTCCTCAGCCTGGCCGCGCTGGTGGCCGTGGTGGTCCTGGTTCCCCGTACCGCGGCCGCCCCTTCCGGCGGCGTCTCGGCGGAGTTCGGCGTGCTGCGCGACCGCCGGGTGCTGGTGGCCCTGCTGATGACGGTCGTCGCGATGACCGGCGGCTTCGGAGCCTTCACCTTCCTGACCCCCGTGCTGCAACACGTCAGCGGTTTCGGCCCGCAGGCCGTCACCGTGCTGTTGTTCCTGTTCGGGCTGGGATCGCTGGCGGGCGGTGCGCTCGGCGGAAAGCTGGCCGACCGTGCGCTGCTGGGATCCCTCACCGTCTTCCTCGGACTCCTCACCCTGGTCCTCCTGGTCTTTGCCGCCGTCGCGTCCCACCCCGTCGCGACCGTGCCGGCACTGATCGCCTTCAGCGTGCTGTTCTTCGCCCTCAACCCGGGCCTGGGCGCACGCATCCTCAACTCGGCGGCGGGCCGCGCCCCCACCCTCGCGGTGTCGATGAGCATCGCCTCCGTCCAGGCCGCGATCGCAGCGGGGTCCTGGCTCGGCGGGCGGGTGCTGGACGCCGGGTTCGGGCTGACGGCCGTCTTCACCGCCGGATCGCTGCTCACCTGTGCCGGGGGCGTGATCGCGTGGTGGGAGTGGCGCGGCGAACGACGGGCCGCCGTACCGCACCTCCACGCCTCGGCGACCCCCGCTCCCGCGACGCCCGGCGGGCGGACCGCCGCACATTCGACCGATAGCCAAGGAGTATGA